Part of the Arvicanthis niloticus isolate mArvNil1 chromosome 2, mArvNil1.pat.X, whole genome shotgun sequence genome, GGCTCCAGGTGACACCTGAGAAACATTGGCATTAGTGTGATGAGAGGACTTCCTTAGGACAAGGACACACCCAGGCAGGGAGAGTAAAAATTGACAGAAAATGGCATCTTAGTGGGCCCCAGTCCCTTGAGCAAGCCAGACTTTGCAGCAATGGAAGGGCAGCCAAGAGGCCTAATTTGCATGGAgtcagggagaaaagggagggtaTGTGATGAGACtctgaaggaagagaggggagagctgCCAAGAAATTATAGTAATCGAGGAGTTTGTAGGAAGATTAAATATCAAGGAGTCACATCACCTTATGAAAGCTACTTGCTGGCAGGCTCATTTACTTTATTCCTGACCTAATTTATTCAAATTTGAGCCTGAAGGCTGGCACTAATTTGCATGTCCAAGAGTCGTGTTTGTCTTGGAACCTAAACCCCACCACACCGTAAATCTGTAAAGACAGCCAATGAGAATGCCCATTCTAAAGGTTATTCCATTgcacttaggaaaaaaaaaaacatatttttaaagatggaaGCAGGGGGAATCATTAACAAACAGCATTAATTAATGTTGACAGAATAGGTCGCAGACTACACGGCCCAAAAGTCAACTCAAAGCAATCTTCTGGGAATCACTTATTTGTTCCACATTGCAGGGATTGCGCCAGGGTCTGTTGTAATAACAGACACAGCTGTAGACTCCTTTTTCAAGCCTCGGTTTGAGCAGATCATCTTGGATAACGTGGTCACCCGAAGCACTGAGCTTGACAAAGAACTGGCTAGCGATTTGTTCAACTGTAGCAGAGAAATCTCCAACTTCCCAACCCTCATCGGACACACAATGTGTACCTATGACTTTTATGAAGGTGAGAATCGTTTGCACACCAGGAAAGCAGTAGAAAAACAGCAGCTGCTTGTTATACAAACCCACAATTTATATTAAAACTGCACGCTAGCAAATTAATAGTGTGGATTTTCAAGGGGGAAGCAAATAGCCTTTTTACTTACTAAAGCATGGTAACATAAGGGCTTAATAAGCAGCTGAGAAACATGCAGGGTGACTTTATATTGAGAATGGGTTTAATCCTATATCAGTTTGAATACTGAAATGCAATTAATGATGGTGACAGCATCTTCTCTCTGCCTGTGACTTTTAACTTAAATTGCTGATTTTAAGAAAGAGGAATATGCTGGTTCTATGCCTTTGTCATTCTTCTGAACCCCAGGCAAGAAAAAAGACTAGGAAATGGAGAGAATTGTTTAATTAGACAAATCCTATGGGGATGTGGCAGTCTCAGAGAGGGACTTTTAGCCTACAGCCAAGAGTAAAACGGTCTCCATACCTAGTACAGAGTTAAGTTGAAGGTCACTGTCAAGTAGCAGCTCTTGTTCCAAGGGATGAGGCAAGGCCAAagaaaaacaggacaaaacaatcTCCAAGGATTCTGCTCATTACAGAAGAATTCTCAATGTCTTGATCCCATGCTATTTCACGGTAAATCTTGTGCTGAggtaatatttatataaacattataGTTAATGTTAAGATTTCATTGCCAACTTCTTCTACCTTTCTCTCTATCAAAGCTTACACATTACTTTAAAAAGTCACTCATGGAGATAGACTGTATTCTGTTTGCCTTTGTTCAGGTTAGTAAAGGCCTTGGAGGTGTTTCCACAACAGGCAGCAGGGTGGTAGATGGACAGGGTGAGACTGATCTAGGACATCAGCTCTTAGGCCCTTCATTTAGGGCATCCCTTACCCGTGTGTTTATGCCATAGCTCGTTAGTGGAAGCCTGGTAGAGTCAGTGTTTCCATTGGCCTGTGAGATACTGTTTCAAATATGAAACATTTTGCCAACATTTGTAATTTCTAGAGCTTTCCATACAAATATCCAGATTTTTGGCTCCCTGACATAACATAAAGTAGCATCAGAAAGTACAAAATAGTTCATGCATGACAGACCTGGAAAGACCTGGCCCACATCTGGGGCTACTTATGCTGGGGCAAGGTGAGATGAGGTGAGACGACTCCTATCTGATTGCATAGACCCTCACATTCACATTACCCAGGGCCTCTGAGCCAACCAAGTTTGACTCAGCCTCAATAATGCAGAGGTGTTGGCAGACAGCACtaaggaggagagaagaacatGGAAAATCTGGTTGCCAGGATGAAAGCCATGGGGAAgaggaacaaaggaaaggaaggactTCCTTCGGGAAGGACTGTGCAAGTAACAGATGGCCGCTAGCTTCCATCCCTGCACTGCTGGGTGAAAAGGGTCGGGATACACACACGGCGAAGGGGTGACATCAGATTgttctccatctctttctgtgCCCACTGGTTAACCCAGTGAAGTTAAGCAAGGCAGAAGTAATACAAACAATCTGGATGGGAAAACCTGAGTGATGGGGTAGCATGAAGCCCGAGAGTTGTGCAAGGGATACAGCACACACCAGTTGCCTATGTCAGGCCATGTTGGTTGCAGGGACAGTGGCAGTATCCAAACCATTTGCCTCCAGAGCATCACTGAGGTATGAGACCTTTCTCCCCTGGTGTCTCCACATGGCCTGTACCCCTGCCACTGAGCCAGCTGAAGTTCTcctcaaaggacaactttctcCGTGACCCCCGTTTCTGATGTCCTCACTGTCCTTCAGAACTGGGGTACTCTGGTACAGACATTCGGCACTGTGTATGAGATGTGAGTCAGGTGCAGCTATGTTGTGTAGTCCTTTGGAGGAAAGAATCCACAGCCAGGTCCCCAGAGGAGGCTCACTCAAGAGGTGGGGACATAAGCAGACAGCCTTCTGAGGATGCTACTACCACTGAGGTGTGACAGCAGTGACTAAATCACTCCATTCTCTTTCAGGCCAAGGTCGCCTGGATGGAGCGTTGTGTTCCTTTTCGAGAGAGAAAAAGCTAGACTATTTGAAAAGAGCGTACAGAGCTGGAGTCAGGAACATCGAAATGGAATCGACAGTGTTCGCAGCCATGTGTGGACTGTGTGGCCTAAGAGGTAAATGTCTTGTGAGTTCTAAGGGCCTCCTCCCCTCTTTCACAAAGGTAACTTATGTTCATTcttcagaagaaggaaaggagggggcccaaacaaattttattttgtgttgaacGCATGCCTTACAATTATCCATGCTTGACATTATCTCATAGAGATTTGTGAGCAGGTAGGACACTGCTCCCATCAGGGATATGAGAAAAAGAAGCTCAAGGACCAAAACTCCAAGGGCACCTGCTGGTTGACGTCGTAGCAAGGATTCAACTGCAAGTTCCTTGTTCTCTATCTTGGTATATCTTGGTATATTGATAGTGGgtgctccttttttctttttttttttttttttttaaatcattgttaaatttgttgagacaggatgcAAATGAGAGATTCCTAAAATAGACTATCAGCCATAATTTTAATTAGGGTGGTCAGGAAAAGGTAGGAGAAGAAGGTGCCGTTTGGGAAAGGCCACATGGAAACCTGGGAGGCACGTTCTGGGAAGTGTAAATGTGAAGCTAAATATACCCGGAGCATGCAGGTGTGCTGTAGGAACAGGTGGGGacgagactggggggggggggagggagaaatgtggggcaagagggagggggaagggcaggTTGCATGTATCACTGCTGCTAAAACTTTGACTGTCTGGAAATTGGAAGGTCCTGGAGAACTCTGAATAGATAAGCTTCGGTCGACTTTCTCTGAAGGCCGAGTTGGGAAGAAGGTAATAGGAACAGAGAGGAAGTGAGAAGGGGATTAAGGGGCCAAAGGCAGCAGCAGTCTAGCAAAGCAGGAAAGGCCACAGTGGGAGCAGAGAGCAGTGGGGTACAGTCACACTCCACACAGTTCAAAGCACAAACCCAACGAGACTTGCTGACAGTTCGATGTGAGCTTTAGAAGAAAGGCAGACCCTAAGGCGTCCCCGAAGAGTGAGCTTATCACACCTGGGACAGACGTGTTTAGGTGAGGATTTGGTGGCTGTGACTTGCAGATGGGTGTCAGGTGAGCAGTTGGACTTAAGACTCTGGGGCTCTGATAAAAGGTTTGGACTGGGGGAGTAAGCTTATATGTTGATAGTATAATGTGGCATTTGAAGCCCATACAGTAGCTGAGGTACAAATGGCATAGACATGGACAGAAAGAGATCAAAGCTAAAAGTTAGGGAGATGAAGAAGACCAAGGTGGAGTGACCAGTGACGGCACCAGTACACCAGGAAGGTATTCTCTGCTACCCAGAGAACAAAAatgtcacagagaaaaaaaaaaaatcctgatttcTAACATCCATTCTTACAGTCAATCCACTTCCTTATGTATGTAATAAACACTGTGCATGTGATAACATGTCTGAGAATACATGTTGGGATTAGAGAGAGTCCATAGGAGATTAATTGCAGAGACATTATCTTACATGTGCATGACAGACTGTACCATCTGGTGAAGAACCACAAGTTCCTTCTCGTGCTGTTTAGgttttctgcttttctgtgtatgtgtgtgacgtGCACGTTTGCATGTGTATGGACACATATGTATGAGAATACACGCCACGTGGAAGCTGGAGGTCAGGAATCATCCTCGTTGGCTCTTCTACCTCAACCAAACCCAAGCTCAATGACATGGCTTAGTCCTGCTGGCCAGCCCGCTCTGGAGAAtactttttctctgtttctggagGCTACAATTTCAGGCAGGTCTACACCCTTACTAGGCATTTGGTTAggtttgcatagcaagtgctttgACCACTAAGCCATCATCCTAGACACCATCCCCGTGCTTTTTGTTTGATGGCAAACTCATCGTGAATGCCTACTTTCAGAGAAACTATAACCCTAACCAATGAGCAAGAGTGGGGCAGTTTGACCTTGCTTGAgctgcaatgaaaaaaaaattctgctccAAGAAAGGCTTTCTGAGGTTTCCCTATTATCAAAACAAGTGACCACTTGACTCACATCTCTGCTAGTGTGTAAATGAGCAGATTTTGGTAACCAATATAGTCAAGTATCAAATGCTGAGCCAATAGGCTGCCAGGTATAAGTGTGGTGGTGATCATGAGTTCCTTCTGTAAAAGTTATCTATTGGCCCCCAGGGAATACTGTAGGCTTGTGAATCCTGGAtcttgtctttgtcttttgagGATCCTTTGGCTTTCCGTCCTGTGGCAGATCTCATGACCTCGTTCTTACCTGCACCTGCAGATATCCCTGCTTCATAACTTGCCTTTCTTGATCTTTCTACAGCGTtctcgctgctgctgctgctgctgctgctgctgttggagCTTCTGGCTGCTGGTTTCAGCGTCTatgcaggtctctctctctctctctctctctctctctctctctctctctctctctctttcaagtcACTGCTGCAGTCTCCATTTCATCAGACCCCTTTCagctgccaacacacacacaccaaaggctCCACTCTGCAGCTCTGTAGCTTATCCAAGTATTGCTGTGTGAATGTCTTCACAGTCACGAGACTGTTGATCTACCCAGGACATCACTGTTTTAAAAGATGGGTTTCTAGCAGATTGGCTCTGGAAGATCAACTCTCAGGGGCCAAAGGCCCATGGGCAGGTTGCTATTTTCCCCTCATCCCTTCCCGGTGGTAACGCTTGGACACTGGCAAACAACCTTCATTAACTTTAGCTCATTTAATGTCTCACTTGGTGTGAGCCAGGAAAGCTTTGGGGGAAGGGCTGAGGACGCAAGCACATTCTGCTGTTCTAGCAGAAAATCAGGAAGGACATGAATGACAAGCAGCACGGAGATGTCTCACCTGGCCCCAGAGTCCAGGATCCATGGGTTTCCATCTCACAAGACCTGACTACCCTCCACAGTACTAACCCATCCACCCTTACTCTCAAGGGTGCCTTCTCTGGTGGCCATTTTGGTCTTTTTATACTACAAAACAGCGGAACAACCAACATGAATTCACACCCATGTGAGAACTCACACAGTTTCTGCCTTCAGATAACATCTATCCTGTGTTAACACCACTCCTCTATAAACTACAGTCTAACTCAGAGGACTAAGTCACAGAGTTAGCACCCTTGCAGAGACAGTCATTCTGCATCTGCCTGGCCCGGGGAGGCTTTGTGTCCATGTAGCTCAGCTCTCACCTTCACAATGAATGtgagacttggtctctcagaggACCACTCTATGACTACACAAGCCCAATCACTCATATTTACATCATGTATTTGACTTCTATGTTGCATATCCAACACTATATTGCTTATTATATTAACTGATGTATTAACTTATGTATGGCTTTATAGAGTGCATGCTCTACtgtgctttctgttgctgggagacaacactctgacaaaaagcaactagGGGATGAAAGAGtttatctagatgcctttcaCTTCCACACCAAAGTTCGTCATTGAGGGGAGTCGGGCCCTGTGATGCTTACTGGGTCGCACCCCCTGGCtggttcagcctgttttcttatacaactgAGGACCATCTGCTTATAGATGGCACTTCCTACAGTGATCTGGACTATCCTgtatcagtcattaatcaagaaaatgcttcataAGCATGCCATAGGCCAATGCGATGGAGACAATTTCTCTGCTGaaggttcctcttcccagctgACTCTAATTTGTTTCAAGTGACAAAAACTGAATCAACACAGTGCATAAGGGTATTGTGATGTGACTCCAGAAGAACAGGGACTTTGCTGTTGCTCCCTGCCCAGCACCTAGAATAATGCCTGCCATATGGGAACGCAGTAACTCTTTGCCGAGTGAATGAATGTAAGGAATGGCGATGAGACTATACTTGACCCTGGAAAATGGCCATAGAAAGCCAGATCCTTCGCTATCAGGTTACATGAGTAGTTCAGAATTGTTTGAAGGATGGGAGCCAAGAGTATCTCTTGCTGTTAGATCTCTGCAACCCTGCAGTCCCCGAGTCAGCTGTTATTTGTAGGTGAACAAACTGCCTGGAATAGGGCCACCAATATCCATCTGTCACTGCTGTTCTTTTGCTCATTGTCCCCAACAAATGTATTAGGGGATCCAGCAGCACCTTAACAAAGATCTGGGTGAGGAAACAGTGAACATCACGTCACCTCAGGTCAGAAAGCTGTGCCTTCAGAGCAATGCAAAACTGGACGGCAGAAAAGCAACATGGTGGCTAGTAGGTACATTCCTGTGATGTGACTATCCCTGTCTTACAGTGAAATTTACTTCAATTAAGCCCCTGGCTGCTGATCAAAGATGATAACCGTCTCCGGCTATGAACTTGTGATAAATATATTCAGCCTGCATCTAGTTTTTATAGATAGAAATGCCTTTTGACACAAAGTTACACAGCAATATATAAAACCTAATATTTGCCTAAGAGGAGGCTCTATGCAAGTCCTTCTTAATGTTTTTAGTTGCCTGCAACTCACTGCAATTTTTCTTTAGAGTAAAGGAAGAATTCCATGTTATTTCTTTCGACAGCTACTTGTAACTTAGGGAGGTATTCATTCTTTAGAGAATTAACTCTGAAactaaaaggaaacagaaactcaacTTAAATTCAACTTTTTAAAGTCTTCTGTGGCTGTTCCCAGTCATGAAGGATCTCGCTGTCTGGAACCTGCATGGTGACCATTGATGAAGCCCAAATGACGTTATCTCAAAAATTAAtgattattttagttttgtaGCTAGAGTATTTATTTCTTAATCCCAAGATAGaagtaaatcatttaaaaaaaaaaaactgttccacACAGATAATTGGCAACCACTTGCAGCTCTCCTCACCTTCACAAGAGGAACAGTGGCCAAGGGTTCCTTAACTCTCGAACCTTCTCCCAGCTAAGTCTCTGGGCTGGAATTTGACCTCAGTTCTGTGTGTCTGAGTTTGCTGCAGAAACACTGCTGCCTCTGGCAGGAGCCTCTCTATAAAAACACAAGGCTAGGGGTGgcgggagtgtgtgtgtgtgtgtgtgtgtgtgtgtgtgtgtatgtgtgttctagaccaaaaaaccaaaatgggCACCATGCAAAATCAGAGGCCAGTTTTGTGCTGTAAACATTGTGAGCAGATAGTCACCTTGCTTCAGCAAACAAACCGTAAGGACTGGGTGATCCCAAGAGTTAGTGCTAGAGTCCAATACAAGTTCAGCAGACACTCAGTGATAGTGCATAGCCATGCCATGGCAATTCAATTTTGAGTCTTAAGAATCAGGTATAAATGAGAAGTTAACTTGTTACTCTGTTAAGTGGTTATAGTGAGGCATTATCATCTGGCTCAAGCCGGTCTTGGACTTGAGATTctttgcctcaacctcccaaacTCTGTGATTATAGTTGTGTGTGTTACCCCACCAAACCTTACAGTGTGTTTTTCATTGATTAATAACCATGCAAGTTCCAATATTTGTATAGCCTGTACAATGATCGAATTGGGTTAATTAGCGTATCTATCTCCTcaaacattttcctaatttttgAGATGAAACATTTAACATCCTGACATTTAGCTATTTGGGGTCTGCTAATTTGACAAAGACAAGATTTAAAAGAATACTTTGCAATGTTTTAATGTACTTTAATGAAAGCCAATGTAGTTTGGGTTGAGTGGCTTTAATTCTAAGCCTAAGTGTCTCTCACCACTGCCAACACATTGTATGTGTGGCTGGCACAGCCTGTACTGGCCTCTCTTTGCTATGGCACTAAGACCAGAGACCAGGCCTAGAATCTCAAGCTCCATTGCCTGTGCTTCCAAGACATCTTTGTTTCATGGCCCAGCACGCAGGAGAATATTGCAGCCCAGCACTGATGCTAGGCCTCCTCAGGGGTAACAACATGGTCTTCCTACTGACAAGATGATGTGAGGCCTGAGATGGAAACTGGGGGCTTGGAATGCCTTGGAAAGACAACCTCGTCTGAGAGGATGAAGCCAGGTCTAGAGAGAATAACTGAGCAGCCTAAGGCAACAGATAAGCAAGAACAAGGATGGATGAGATCTGACATCACTGCCTTCCCACAGATGCTTCCTTCACACAGTACCACAAACTGGCAGATACTCTTGAAAGATGATGTGTGCACACCTGTACTGGAGAAAACACTAGTAACAGCTTTCAGTGGAAAAGGAATGTTCAAACAGtatttaaaacaagagaaaaagaccaaGAGGTGGTTATGTAAGGGAGTATGTATTCCTAGGAGCCTCAATATCAAAGACACTGCCCAGGAATCCAATGTAAACAACTGGATTTAGTTCTGGGCTTCTGGGTGAAAAACGAAAACACACTGTGTTATTCAGCTCACCTTATATAACGAAAGAAAGCATTTgaggtgttttcttcttttgtttgctttggcaAAGCTTTATCCAAATGTTAAACTTTACCCAATTATTAAACTTGTGGGATGGTCAGATCTGCTGTAAAGGAAGCATCTTTAGTGACATTTTCATAAGAGATCCAGGACAATCAAAGAATGGAATGTGAATGCTCCAGCTAATTGGGGGGTTAGGGTCTAGTTATGTACATTTGTGGAAACTTTGTTTGCTTCAAGAGCGGAGCTGGAGTCTTTAGTTTTCAGAGAGTTCAGTCAAAAAGACCTGCTTTCTGTAAGTATTTactgtctcctcccctctcccacctgcACTCTGTTTAGCGTGTCTGGAATGTAACCTATGAATCTGAATTTCCTGCAGTCTCTGGCTCAAACACAGGTGGCCAGCATACCAAGTTTTGAGAGACATGAACATACAAGGAAGTTATTTGAATGTCCCTGGCCCTGCAGGCCCCTCTGAATGTCAACTTTTCTCCCTGCTTTGTGATAGGTGGTTCAATGGCTTGAGATCAAAGTCtcagaggagagacaggaagtGGAGAGGCTTTGGGTGAATGATGGCTTGATTCTAGTGTCTTCTACAGGAGGCAGACCAGAATGAAAGTGTGTTGGCTTTGTAAACTCAAATGTTGGGGAACAGCAGATTGGGTGGGAGAAAGCAGAGGTTGAggataaggagagagagaagcctggCTGGGAGCTGCAGCACCAACCTCTGCTGTTCTCCTATTCCTCCAACAGCCAGCTCATTTGCTTGCTGCTGTGTGCGTGGGTGTTGGCTCCCAGCCCTGTTATCTTTGTCCCCCCCCCATTAATGCAAAACCTTGCTGGAGGTTTGATCTGAACCAGAGACGTGCTGCTAGCAGAGCAGAGGGCTGCGGGGAACCTAAAGGATTTAATGTATGAGCTTTGAGGCCCTGGGTCCCCAAAATTATCTACAGATATTTTGTATGCATAGAAATACAGGTAGTTTTTTTTATGCAGAAAAAGACACAGTGGCAACTTTCCTCAGCTTCTGGAAGAGGCCATAAAAGATGCCAAAGGGCTGAGAATCGCTAGGCATTACTGCCTGGGCTCAGAACACAGTAAGCTCTGCCTTAGAGCTGTGTGTTCCCATTACATTCCTCCTGGGTCAGGTACCTGACCATGTTCTTGGTGACAGCTAGGTCACCAAATGTCCCTCTGGCCCCAGGAACTACCCTCCATGCCTAATCTAAGGATTATGGAAGCAAAATCACAGGCTTTTTGACAGGTTGTTTTGAGTAATTAGTCCCTTTTATTTGCTCATGGAAGTAGGTAGGTGACAAGATGATTATAAGCTGCTTGTTAGGGGGCTCTCCAGGGTGGAGGAAGCAAAGCCAGAGTTGCTGTTACTCGCTCTCTCCGGATTTGACCTTGCCCTTGAAATTCAAGGAAAACATTCTGCTTGGTGCCTGCTTTGTGGAGAGTACAGAGCACAAGTCCCTTTTATCCTTCTGCCAAGTGAGGGACCGGAGCTGGACTCTGAACACTCCCTGCATCTGCCAGCCACATCAACACTTCACAGTCCTGCTGCTCATTAACTTAAAAAGCATGGGGAGTGCTAGCTCACAGCTTTCTTGTTTAGCTGTTCAGCTGAGTTGCTTTACAACAAAGTAAGTGGGTTTTGAGTAAAAAGGGTCCTAGGTGATGGAATATTCGACTTTTCTGCAGTTGAGTATTTTCATTGGTTTTTACTTGACTGTAAGCATCAGTTTGCTGAGCAGATCAGGGCAAGTCCTAGCAGTTCACCATATACCAGCTCAGgagaggtggtggcacacgcctttaatccagcacttgggaggcagaggcaggcggatttctgagttcgaggacagccaggactacacagagaaaccttgtctcaaaaaaaaaaaaaaaaaaatgtattgagtCTATGGAAGAGACTGGTATTCACTAGCATTCACTAAGGTTCATTCACAACAGCCACCATTATAAAATCGACCGAAGTGGTCATCAGTGGACAGCCATATAAAATGGGACACTCCTGTTTTCCAATGAAGATAATTTGGGTATTTGTGACAACACAGATAAACACTGAAGACGTTGtgctaagcaaaataagccaggcatCAGAAGAAATCCTTCACAGTCTCATTCATGTATGGAATCTATAAACCTCAAATTTATAGGACTAGAGACTAGAGTTCTAGCTACAAGAAGCTGGAGAGTGGAAGTTTGGTGGAGTGGGAAATGTTGGTTGAAGGGTACAAAGTTGCACTTAGAGGAACAGATGTAAATATACTAATACATTTTGTGAATACTGTTgataataatgtatatatcttAATATCTAAATGAGTACATTTTAATTGCCATTATGGAAAGACATGTGTGAGAGCATCAATGCACAGGTTAGATTGACTAAATCTTtctataatgtatatacatattgaaATGCTTCATTGTGCCCCTAAGTATGTATAAGTACCATTTATCAATGCAAAGTAAAAATTTATAAGATAGTGTGCACTCTTGTGATTATGGTATACTTTTTCCTAAATCTCCAGATGAAGTCTGCAGCAGTGAGCCGAGTAATATATATTACCAATTCTACTTCTTTGCCCAAACAGGTTGCTAATGTCCACAGAGCTGATACCCTCTTCGGTAATACACTTTTAGATGCCGAGGGAGATTAGCTCACTGTTATCAATCCTAAGTGCTCACCACGGATGCCATTATAAACAGGCACATTCCTTGGGATCCAAGACGTGATGTGAAATTGATAATAAAAATCAGTACAgtatacatttttgtttctgtctgaatTTTTCTAATAGAAGAAATCAAAGATACTTCCCTTGGGTCCCGTGTTCTTTCTCACacgtttttgttgttttgttttgcaacaCATTATTTCCCTCACTCTTTGGAAATTAAATGCTGTGCTTGTCCTTTCCTGTGCCCGAGACTTATGTTCAAGCATTTGACTTGAGACCTTAAATGTTGTAAGAATCAGTGTTCACCtttataggtattttttttttctagccagcATCCCATAACTGGGTCATTGCTGTTTGTCTCATTCAACCTCAGCAAGCACACTTATGTACTGCACCAAGGAATAAAGCATCACTTGAGATGTATCCTCAAAAAGGAAGAGCCTCAGCTCAGCTCTGAGGAGAAACATTGACAGCCCAGAGGTTTGTGTGCCTTGGGTGTTCTGGCCTGAGCAGAGTGGTTTCCTTAATCTAGTACATGTCAGAGAAAAGGGTCAAGAGGGATTTTAATACTTTCAGTTAACTAATTTAAATGAGTCTTGGAAGGaatatggaaggaaggaaggaaggaaggaaggaaggaaggaaggaagaaaggaaggagttaAAATGCAGCAGATTGCATCTACATTATGGGGAAACCATTTAAAATGTGCATGTTGAGAATGTAAGTGCTATAGACTACTATCCTGTAGAACGGATCAGCACATTCACTTCACTAACCATATGGCTTTCCTTACTAGCTGCTGTGGTCTGTGTGACACTTCTTGACAGACTCGAGAGTGACCAAATCAATTTGTCCCATGATGTCCTGGTGGAATACCAGCAACGACCACAGCTCTTGATCTCAAATTTCATCAAAAAACAACTTGGACTTTGTGACCAGATATCATAACTCCGAATCCCACCCCTCTCCTGGGAGCTAGTACATACAGCTGCAATGACAGAGCCGTGTGttgtttataacatttttatgtaaTTCTCATCCTTGGGCTAAAatcataaaagtttttttttatgaaatcttTTATCTTAAAGTTCAATTTATTGTAAGAGAATTTAATACCCATGTGAAATTAAATTCAAATTCCATTTTGGAACAAGTTAACAAAAGCAGtctaataattaatattttaaactcaTGAAATGTGACATTTG contains:
- the Upp2 gene encoding uridine phosphorylase 2 isoform X2, coding for MASILPASNRSMRPNKNTYERKRSVYVKNPYLDAMDEDILYHLDLGTKTHNLPAMFGDVKFVCVGGSPNRMKAFAQFIHKELQLDGDGEDIEDICAGTDRYCMFKTGPVLSLSHGMGIPSISIMLHELIKLLHHARCCDVTIIRIGTSGGIGIAPGSVVITDTAVDSFFKPRFEQIILDNVVTRSTELDKELASDLFNCSREISNFPTLIGHTMCTYDFYEGQGRLDGALCSFSREKKLDYLKRAYRAGVRNIEMESTVFAAMCGLCGLREICEQVGHCSHQGYEKKKLKDQNSKGTCWLTS
- the Upp2 gene encoding uridine phosphorylase 2 isoform X1, producing the protein MASILPASNRSMRPNKNTYERKRSVYVKNPYLDAMDEDILYHLDLGTKTHNLPAMFGDVKFVCVGGSPNRMKAFAQFIHKELQLDGDGEDIEDICAGTDRYCMFKTGPVLSLSHGMGIPSISIMLHELIKLLHHARCCDVTIIRIGTSGGIGIAPGSVVITDTAVDSFFKPRFEQIILDNVVTRSTELDKELASDLFNCSREISNFPTLIGHTMCTYDFYEGQGRLDGALCSFSREKKLDYLKRAYRAGVRNIEMESTVFAAMCGLCGLRAAVVCVTLLDRLESDQINLSHDVLVEYQQRPQLLISNFIKKQLGLCDQIS